The DNA segment GAGGTGAAGCGGCACACGGCCCGTCTCTCCCACCAGTTCACGGAGAATGGTCTGAAACACTTCCGGCGCATAGTCTACGCCAATCTGGGGTTGCGCGTTCATCTCCACGATCACCGCCCCAGTCTCCATCCAGGACCGGGAGAGATCCGGAATGATGAGGTCGACGCCGGACACATCCAGACACATGACTTCCGTCGCACGGATGGCGAGATCGAGATTATCCGGGTGGGCGTCAGCGATGGGGATGAGCATCTGGGAGCCGCCGGCAGATATATTGCTCTTGCGGCGCAGCGGGATGGCCTCGCCCGCGGCCGGTATGCTTTGCGGCGAAAGGCCGCGTTCGGCCAGAAGGCTCATGGCCTCGCTGTCGAAGTCGACCAGCATCTTGCCGGTCTGCCGCAGCTTCTTCTGAAACCGCGGAGTCTGCTGCTCGATGCTCAGCAATTCAGCGATCGTGAGAGAACCATCGCCAACCACGCCGCCGGGGTGGCGCAGCAGTATCTTGACGACCCGCCCGCGAAACACGGTCAGGCGGTAATCGTTTCCCTCGCAATGCTTCTCGACGAGAATAAGCTTCGAATGGTTGCGCGCCGCCACATAAGCGGCCGTCACGGCCGCATCGTCCCTCAGTCCGGCTTCGACACCCCTGCCCTGCTCCTGATCGTCCGGCTTGATCACCACCGGATAGCCGAGCTTGTTTGCCAGTTCCACGGCCTGTTCTGCATTGGTCGCGGCAGCATGTTGCGGCGTGGGCAGCCCGTGCTGACGCAGGAGATGGGCCGTTTTGCTCTTGCTGTGGGAAATCTTCACCCCGAGCGCCGGAGTCCGGTCAGTCAGTGTGCTTTCCAGCAGGCGGCCGTGAGTCCCGAGACCGAACCGGAAGGTTCCGGCCAATATTGGACTGGCAGGCATGTCCATGCGATGGGCCGCGGTCAGCAAATGGTAATTGTTGCTGCCTCCGGCCGCGTATTGCTGCAGCTTGTCGAGAAGCCGGTCGAACTTCTCCCGGATTTGAGCCGTATCGCCCGCAGGCCGGTCAGGCACGGCGAGCATATCGTTCAGGGCGCCTTGCACCCAGGCGAGCGCCGCGACCGTGGCCGCCGGCACATGATAGGGAACCGCCACCAGAAAGCTGCGGCCGTTTTCCGGCGCCGGCGCCAGCGGCATAACGCAAGCCGATTCAAATACGGGAATCTTCTGCTGGCGCTGCACAGCCGCATGCCAGTGCAGCAAGCGGTGAAGCGCCCCGCCCGCCGGGTCCGGCGTCGTTTCCAGGGTCGCGGGGGTCTCTTCGAAGAACGGCGCCATGGCCTGGTCCATGGCGGCAAAATCGTAGCCACCGGGAATCGTGACATCGAACTCGCACAGCAGGACCGGCTGGCGCAGACCGTATGCGTAGCCTCTCAGCGTACGCGCCTTCGAGCGCAAGTGAATGCCAATACGCGCCAGGGTCATGGCACTGCCGGTTGCGGATCGTTGACTGGATGGGATGGCTGGCACGGCTGATCAGGGGTTCTGGGGCTTCATCACGAATGCCGCCATGTCTGGGGGTGGCGGCCGCCGGTGCGGCTTCGCGCTCAGTCTGGCGCGCAGAGCAGGCGTTGAACAGTGCTTACTGGCCAGTTTCCGACAGGAAGCGGCAGTTTTCCGGATGACGGCCCGTTCAGTGCCGCCATGTGGCAGAACCTGTCCGCAATAAATGCAGCCCATGAGGTCGGCCGTGCGAGCCTCTCCTGGCATCGGGCGGACCAGACCGATCCACACGCAATGGCCGGAAGCACGCGAAGGTAACTTTCTCGACCATTGAAGCGAATAGGAATTCAATGGCGCTACAATACCGCACGCAGATTCACTGCGGCGCCGAAGGAACCGACATGCCTCGCCGGAAATCAGCCACCACGGGTTCATTCGCGGACGTAATCGGCATTCAGGGAAAATTTGCCGATCCGGACTGGACCGCCGCGGGAGTGCCTCGGGCGGTCGTCGCCCCCAGAACATTGCAAACCCTGTGGTTCAACACCGGCACACGCTGCAATCTGGCCTGCCGAGGCTGCTATATCGAATCGAGTCCCCGGAACGATCGTCTGTCATACCTGACCCGGGACGAGGTTCGACCCTTTCTCCAGGAGGCCGAGCGCAGTTTTGAAGGCCTGGCCGAGATCGGGTTCACAGGCGGCGAGCCGTTCTTGAACCCGGAAATCATCGGCATGCTCCAGGATGCCATGGCAGCAGGCTATCGCGGTCTGGCGCTGACCAATGCCATGGCGCCACTGAAGAAACATCGCGCCGCATTGCAGGCCCTCAACGCGCAATTTACCGGGCAACTCGCCCTGCGTGTTTCGCTGGACCATTTCATCGAGGACGGCCACGAAGAGGTGCGCGGACCGGGTTCCTGGCAGCCTGCGCTGGAGGGTCTCAAGTGGCTCTCGGACGAGTCCTTCGACATCTCGGTCGCCTCCAGAACCATTCCTGGACTGGACGAGACGAAGACCCGGCTGGGTTTTGAAGCGCTGTTCCTGAAACACCGGATTGACGTCGACGCGCACAACCCGGCGCGCCTGGTGATTTTCCCGGAGATGGACGAAAGCGAAGATGTTCCCGAGATTTCCCAGCAATGCTGGAGCATTCTGGCAAGGGATCCCGGCGACGTGATGTGCGCCACGTCGCGCATGGTGGTCAAACGCAAGGGCGGCGAACGGCCCGTCGTCGTCTCGTGCACCCTGCTGCCCTACGACAAGCGGTTCGAGATGGGCCACACCCTGGCGGACGCAAACCGCCCGGTCCGGCTCAACCATCCCTATTGCGCCAAATTCTGTGTTCTCGGCGGCGCCTCCTGCAGCCAATCGGCGGCAATACCAGCTTGAAAGGGCCGGTTATGACCATGCACCAGCAATCACTGGATATCGTCCAGCGCTACTACGGCGAAGTCCTCAAATCATCCGCCGACCTCCAGACCTCGGCCTGCTGCGTGGCGGAAGCGCCCGCCGCCTATATCGCCGAGGCGCTGAAGAACGTGCATGACGAGGTACAGGCGCGGTTCTACGGCTGCGGATCGCCCATCCCGGCCGGCCTCGCCGGCGCCCATGTCCTTGACCTGGGCTGCGGCGCCGGGCGCGACTGCTATGTGCTGTCGCAGCTGGTCGGGCCCGGAGGCCGGGTGATCGGGGTCGACATGACCGAGGCACAGCTTGCGGTCGCGCGCGAGTACCTCGAATACCACGCCAGCCGGTTCGGCTACGCCAATGTCGAGTTTCGCCGCGGCTATATCGAGGACCTCTCGACCGCGGACATCCCGGACAACAGCATCGACGTCGTCATCTCCAATTGCGTCATCAACCTGTCGCCCGACAAGGAGCGCGTGTTCCGCGAAATCTTCCGCGTCCTGAAGCCGGGCGGCGAGCTCCATTTCGCCGACGTCTTCGCCGACCGGCGCCTTCCGGCCGATCTGGCCGCCGATCCGGTGCTCGTCGGCGAATGCCTTGGCGGCGCGCTCTATTGGGAGGATTTCAGGCGGCTTCTGGCCCGGGCCGGGTGCCACGACGTGCGAACGGTCAGCCGCCGGCGGCTCGAGATCAACAATCCCGAAATCGAACAGCGCGTCGGGCTGGTCCAGTTTCACTCGGTGGTCGTCCGGGCGTTCAAGCTGGAACTCGAGGACCGCTGCGAGGATTTCGGCCAGGCCGTGATCTATCGCGGCACCATGGCAGAATTGCCCCACGCCTTCGATCTGGACGACCATCACCGGTTCGCCACAGGCAAGATCATGACGGTTTGCGGCAATACCGCGGACATGATCTCCAGAACCCGTTACGCGCCGCATTTTCAGGTTATCGGCGACAAATCGACGCATTATGGATTGTACGATTGCGGCCCTGCGCCAGCCGGCGCACTGGAAGGCGGCGATGCATTCCCGTCCTGCTGCTGAAGTGGCGGCACCCATCTTCGGGCGGGCGATCACAGCCGGGGCCTTGCGATGACCGGTCGCCCTGAACCGGGCGCGGCGCAGCGTGGCCGGCGATGGAGCCGCCTGCTGCTCCTTCCCGTCCTGATCGGCTGCACCGCGGCTGCGGTCTGGGTGTTCGACCTTGGCCACTATCTGAGTTTTGCCAGTCTGGCGGACAATCACGCCTGGCTGCGCCAGCAGGTCGCGGAGAACCTCCTGGGCGCCGCCGCCGCCTTCACACTCGTCTATGCGGTGGTCGCGGCCTTGTCGCTGCCGGGAGCCGCGATCATGACGATGGCGGCGGGCTTGCTGTTCGGTCCGTTCCTCGGCGCGGCCCTGGCCGTCGCCGGCGCGAGCGCGGGCGCGACCCTGCTATTCCTGATCGCGAGAACCAGCCTGGGCGAGCTGCTGCGCGGCCGGGCCGAGGGCACCCTTGCCCGGCTCAGGGACGGGTTCCGCAAGGACGCCTTCAACTACCTGCTTTTCCTGAGGCTGGTGCCGCTGTTTCCGTTCTGGCTGATCAATCTGGTCGCCGCCTTCCTCGACATCAGGCTGCGCACATTCGTCCTGGGAACCGTCATCGGCATCATTCCCGGCGCCGCGATATATGCCGGCGTGGGTAACGGCATCGGCAGCATTCTGGAAAGCGGCCAGACGCCGGATGCCGACATCATCCTGTCGTCGCCCGTCCTGATCCCCCTCCTGGCCCTCGCCGCCCTGTCGCTCGTGCCGATCATCTATCGGCGAATGCGGCGCGCACCCGAAGAGACGACACGATGACCACGGACATCGCCTGCGACCTTTGCATCATCGGCGCCGGATCGGCCGGATTGTCCGTTGCCGCCGGCGCCGCCCAACTGGGCGCGCGCACCGTCCTATTCGAGCGGGGCGAGATGGGCGGCGATTGCCTCAACACGGGCTGCGTCCCCTCGAAGGCGCTGCTTGCGGCGGCCCATGCGGCCAGCAGCATCACGCAGGCACGCCGGTTCGGCGTCACAGCGCCCGAGCCGGACATCGATTTCGGCGCGGTGATGCGCCACGTGCGCGGCGTCATCGCGGCCATTGCACCGCATGATTCCGTCGCCCGGTTCGAGGGACTGGGCGTCCGCGTCATCAAGGCGCAGGCCCGCTTTACCGGACCGAAACACGTCATCGGCGGCGGCATCCGCGTGCGCGCCCGGCGCTTTGTCATCGCGACGGGGTCGAGGGCCGTCATACCGCCGATCCCCGGCATCGAGGACATCGACACGCTGACCAACGAGACGATATTTTCGCTGGAGACACGGCCCGAGCATCTGCTGGTTCTCGGCGGCGGCCCGGTCGGCGTGGAAATGGCGCAGGCATTTCGCCGGCTGGGTAGCCGAGTGACGATTTTCGAAGCCGCCCGGCTGCTGGGCAAGGATGACGCCGAATTCGTCGACATCCTGCGCCGGCAACTGGCCGGCGAGGGTATCGCCATCCGGGAAGGCGTGAACATCGCGCGGATCGGCAAAGCAGATGGCGGTGTCGGCGTTACCCTCGGCGACGCCGGAGAAACCGTGACCGGCAGCCACCTGCTGGTGGCCGCAGGCCGCCGCCCGGGCATCGACGGACTGGATCTGGCCCGGGCCGGTGTCGAGGCCACCGCCAAAGGCATCATTGTCGATGCCCGGCTTCGCACCTCCAACAGGCGGATCTATGCGCTGGGCGACGTTGCCGGTGGCCCCCAGTTCACCCATGTCGCCGGCTATCAGGCCGGGATCGTCATCCGCAACGCGCTGTTCCGGATTCCCGCCAGAGTGAAGTATCGCGCCCTGCCCTGGGTGACCTACACCAGCCCGGAACTGGCCCATGTGGGCATGACCGGCGCCGAGGCGCAAAAGCGCTTTGGCGCGCGGCTGCAAGTGACCAGGGCAGACTTTACCGGCAATGACAGGGCGCAGGCCGAGCGAGACACGGTCGGCGGCATCAAGGTGCTGACCCAGCCCAACGGCACAATCCTGGGTGTCAGCATATTGGGGGCGCATGCGGGCGAACTCAGCCATGTCTGGGCGCTGGCAATTGCCCGAGGACTGAAGCTGAGCGCACTGACCGGCACCATGTTTCCCTACCCGACCCTGGGAGAGATCAACGCAAGGGCAGCGAGCGCCTTCTACGCGCCCCGTCTGTTCAGCGCGTGGCCCAGGCGTCTCGTGCGGTTGCTCACCCGATCCTGGCTCCCCTGACCTTTTGCGCCTGCCTGACAAGCCCGGAATAATCGAGCGCCCTGATCCCTTCCTCGCCTGCGCGATCGGGCGAGCGGGTTTGTGCCGGCTGGATTCCCAGGCCATCCACCAGCCGGTTCATGAAATTGAACATGGCGCAGACGGCAATGGCATCGTGCAGCGCCTTGCCGTCCCAGCCGGCCGTGAACACCGCATCCGCATCCGCCTGGGTCATCTTCGCCGGCTCGAGGGTGAGCTTGCGGACATAGTGAAGTATCGGTTTCATGGCCGCCGCGGCATCCGACGCGTCGATATCCTCGAGCAGGCTGGCGACCAGCCCTTCTTCGACGCCCAGCGCCTCGGCCATGAAGACATGCCCGCCATGGCAGTACCGGCATGCATTCAGCCCGGATGTATAGGCCGCTATGATCTCGCGCTCACGCGCCGTGAGCGGTGATGGACCGCGCATGACCGCGTCCTGAACCTTCATCCAGGGTTCGTACACCTCCGGATAGGCGGTGTAGACGTCGATCGGATCGGCATCGGCCGGATACGAGTTGATAAACGGCATAGGTATCTCCTGGTGCAGACAATCCGTACCTATTCATCCGTGCCGCGCGACCCGATCGGATATGCGCCCGTGCCCGTCCGGAAGGGCTGTGCCAGCATCCTGTCGACGCGAAGCTGCGCCGCGTCGCGGAAGACATCCAGGCCGATGATCATGCCTTCATGGCCGTCGCGCGGCTGAGCCCGATAGGTACCGAGCAACCGGTCCCACCATGGCAGATTGAAACCGAAATTGCTGTTCGTCTCATCGGGATGAATCGAGTGATGGACGCGGTGCATGTCCGGCGTGACGACCAGCCAGCGCAGCATCCGGTCCAGCATGCCCGGCAGCCGCACATTGCCGTGGTTGAACATGGATGTGGCGTTGAGCACGACCTCGAAAATCACCACGGCCACGGCCGGCGGCCCGAGCGCCGCGACGGCGGCAAGCTTGATCGCCATGGACAGCAGGATTTCGAGCGGATGAAACCGCGCGCCGGTGGTCACATCGAAGTCGATGTCGCTGTGATGCATGCGATGCAGTCGCCACAGCGCGGGAATCGCGTGAAACATCACGTGCTGCAGATAGATCACCAGATCCAGCACCAGCACCGCGACAATGATCCGGACGACTTCCGGCACGGCGGCGTTATTGAGCAATCCCCAGCCCCGTTGCTCGGCCGTCACAGCCAGTCCTAAGGCGGCGACCGGGATCAGCAGCCGCAGCAGGAGCGTGTTGAGCGCCGCGATTCCCAGATTGTTCGGCCAGCGCTTCAACCGCGGCACGAGGCGTGCGCGCCGGGGACCGACAGCCTCCCAACCTGCCATGGCGGCCAGAATACCGAGAAACGCCGACAACCGGATGGCCGGCTCGTGCATCAGGATGAAATCCGTCATTTGGCTCCCCGCGCGCCGCATCCCCGCGGCCGGCACGCTCCACCGCGCCTACAGCAGGCCTTCCGCAACCGCGCGATCATAGTCTTCCGGCCGGTCAATATCCCACAATGTCTCGCGCTCGACGACGCTCAGCCCGGCCGACCTCATCCGTTCCCGGGTCAGCGCCATGATAGCCGATGTGCTCCAGGGCATTGCCGTGAACAGGCCGGGCGCCGGCGCCCGCAGGCCGATCAGGATATAGCCGCCATCCTCGACGGGCACGACCACCGCGTCCGCACCGCGGCGCAGTGCATCGGCGCAGCCGACCAGATGCGCGGGCGTGATCACCGCGCAATCGGTGCCCATCAGCAGCATCGGGCCCTCTGGCGTCAACACATCGAACGCATGCGCCATCCTTGCCCCCAGGTCATCCCCCATCTGCGGATGCAGCGTCAGGGGAAACGCCGCGCTCAGGTCCTCGAAGGAGGCGTGTTCCACCGAGGGCGCACACCATAGCGAGACCGGCCCCACATCGGCGGCACAGGCCACGCGCACCGCCTTTTCGATCAGCCGCCGCTGGACCTGTGCGGCGCCCCTCGCGCCAAGCCTCGGTGCAAGGCGCGTCTTGGCGAAACCCTCGACAGGCGCCTTGGCGAATATGGCGATGCCCACCGGCTCAGCGCTCATCGGGTACATAGCCATAGCGCCTCGCGAGTTCCTGCGGATCGACGCCGCGAAAATGGGCCAGCCGCAACGACCACATCAGCCAGATCGTGCGCCAGACGCCGTGCTTCTGCCAGCGCCGGGCTGAGGCCGATACCGTCTGGCGCAGGCATGCAGGCCGGCTGATCCGCCGCAGCGCCTTGCTGATCTCGATATCCTCCATCAACGGCATGTCCCGATAACCGCCGATCGCCGCGAACGCGGATTGCCGGACGAAAATGGCCTGGTCGCCGGTCGCGATCCCGGTCAGGCGCGAGCGCCAGTTCATCATGAACGCGACGAGCGCAAGCAGAGGCGTGCGCGGTTCCATGCGGACATCGAAGCGTCCCCAGACCCGCGCCGGATCGGCAAAGGCACGGTCGATCAACCTGTCCGCATCGGGTGGCAGGCTTGTGTCCGCATGCAGGAACAACAGGACCGAACCCGAGGCCAGTGCCGCACCGGCATTCATCTGGGAGGCACGCCCGCGCGGCGCGACCGCCACGCGGTCCGCCAGCGCCCCGATGGCGGCGAGGGTCCTGTCCGTGCTGCCACCGTCCATGACGATGATTTCCGCGCCCCGTTCCCGCAGGGGCGAGAGCTGCGCCAGGTGCCCGCCGATGGCGACCGCTTCGTTCAGCACCGGAACAATGACCGACAGCTTCCCCGTCATGGATGCATCGTAGCCGCTGAGCGGTCCAATGTCCGCTGCGGCGCCCGGCTGCATGGGATTTTTCGGCCTGCAAGCCGTGCGAGGAACCGTATTCTCGCCGCGCCGGTGTCGATTGGCCATTGCGGAACCGGCCGGCAGGCTTCTAGCGTAGGCGTTCCCAACAATCCGACATTGGAGCGCCTGATGAGACATGTGGATTTTCTTCAAGTGGCAGCCATGGCTGGAGGGATTTTTGTGTTTGGCGGTCAGGCAATGGCCGCCGATGTCGCGGCCGCACCATCCGCAGCCGCCAGCGTCGCGGCGCCCCGGTGCGACCAGAAGGGCGGCGGCGACTGTGACGACACCGACAAGGCGTGCTCGCCGGGCATCGACAACGACTGCGACGGCGCCGCCGACGACGATGCCGTCGCAAAGCCGGCCAGCACTGGCGCCGGCACGAAAAACCCTCTGCATGAGAGCAAGGGTCACGGCGGCGTCAATCCCCTTCACCAGGACGGGGAATAGTCGTCACCGGTTCCTGTCCGGCCGCGCGCCCCCAACCGCGTTAATGCGCCGTTCACATTCAGGGGCCTATACAGGCGTTGTCCGACGGTAGCCCCCCTCCCGTTGGACGGAAACAGCAGTAAACTCAGGGCCGTCAGAATTAGCTGGCGGCCCTTTGCTGTGTCCCGGCCCCGGCGCCGTCGCCTCCTGACGAACCGTAAAGCCGCCAACCGCCTGCGGGCCGGACGCCCCATCGAACAGTCTCCGCCAGACCAAGACCCGAGCAGCGCCAAAATGTTCTATCCGGCACTTCAGGGCGCGCCATTGCCGCGCCTACGAGACCTGTCCCTGTGCTTTTGTCGTGGCAGCCAGCCGGAGATACAATACGCCAAGCACCGCTGAAAGACCTGACGCGAACAGGATCGCGCTTTTTGCCACATGTAGATGCTCGGGGCGCCCCTCAAAGCCCAGCGCAGCGATGAAAGTGGACATGGTAAAGCCTATGCCTGCGATGAGAGAGACACCGATCACGTGCTTCAGATTTATGCCGTCGGGTAAGCTGCCAATCTTGTAGCGAATACTCAGCCAGCACGCACCGGAAATACCGGCACACTTCCCCACGACGAGCCCCATCGTAATGCCCATTCCAACGGGATGCCGGAGGCTGTCGATAAACGATTCCAGTTCAAAGGCCACGCCTGCATTGGTCAATGCAAACAGAGGCAGTATGAATAACGATACCGGAAAATACAGACTGTCCTCCCACCGGCGCAGCGGTGTACTGGCGCGTTCTGCGAAGTCTCTGACCTCAAGTACTTTTTCATGATCACGCCGGCTACCGAGAACATCCACCCCGTCGGGTTTTCTCTGCATCGAATTGATGATCGATTTGGCCTTCTCGAGCAATTTTACCGGCGCCAGCTTGGGTCTTGCCGGCACCGTCAGGGCGATGGCGACACCGGCCACCGTGGGATGAACGCCTGACTTGAGCATGGCCCACCATGCAGCCACGCCGATGAAAAAATAGAAAATTGGCCGGCGAACGCCAGCATAATTGGCCAGCGCCAATAGCATGATAAGTGAAAATGCAATGGCCAGGTACACGACATATATTTCTTGCGTATAGAATAGCGCAATGATCAGTATTGCACCGACATCGTCGACAATGGCGAGACCAACGATGAAAGCCAGAAGGCCATGCGGTATGTATTTTCTTACAACAGTAAGGACACCCAACGCAAAAGCCGCATCGGTTGCCATTGGGATGCCCCAGCCAATCTGGGAATCAAGCGTCCAATTGAACAGGGAATAAATCAGGGCGGGACAAACCATTCCGCCCACGGCGCAGACAATCAGCATGCGTCTATGATCGCGTCGGGCGAGTTCACCCGCTAATACTTCCCGCTTTATCTCGAGACCGAGCAGGAAGAAAAAAATCACCATCAATCCATCATTGATAATGTGTTTGAGTGACGCCTGAAACGCGAGATCTCCCAGAAAGAACCCGATCGGGGTGTGCGTCAAATCATGGTAGGCAGGCGCATAGGCCGAGTTTGCCCACCAGAGCGCTACCAGCGTGGCGATCAGCAGAAACAGACTGGCGGTGGTCTGGGCACGAACAAAATTCGAATATGGGCCGTGAATATTATCCACGCCCCGTTTCAGCAGATTTTTCAGCTCTGGATCCATCCTAACAGTGCGTAATGAGAAATATCGGGGCCAAGACAATAAGAGAACGGCAATCAAGCAAGCGCACCTTGAATGCCGAAAGACAGCACGCTACCGGAATACGCCCGTTGTCTTTGACTGTCTCATTGTCGATGGTCATGTGAATCGCCCTCTGGAGACGCGCACAGCCTGCGCAACGAGCCTGGAGAGACGGCTTCGGCCGCAATAGCCGGTCGGCTGATCCCTCCATGTCTTGTCTGGCCGGCGGAGCAAAAATGCACAGTCCGCATCGGTGCAACGGGCAGGTTTCTCATGCTCGGGTTTGAAACGAACGAAAAAAACGCGAGCGTTGTTCCCTAGGGTACTGACCGGGATCCGGCGCACGGAAGGCATGGCTCGCGGACGGTATCGACGTCGATCTGTTCCGGCCCGGGACGAACGATCCGATCCAACCCTTGTCGCACATGGCTGAGCAGGCAGACAGCAAAACCGCGCTTGCATCGGTTGTGACAAAAACTTGTCTCAATCATGGAACTTTTGGCTATTGCGTCGGTTCCGAAGATGCACCCAACCACAAACAGGAGACAGACCATGAACGTGTTCAAGCTCCGGGATTTGCTGTTGGTGGGCGCGTTTATAATTCCCTCCACATCGGCTCTTGCCCTTCCCGACGAACTCGCAGATTTTTACGCACCGCCGGGGACGTTCTACCTGCAGGATAGTTCTGACGTGGAATTGCTCGACTATTCGCGCGTTCGTGACGTTCGGGTCTGCGCGTCACGGAAGATGCCAAATGCCGTGGGGCCAGATCCAAAGCCGGTTGGCCTGACCATCAAGTATGACGGCCGTGAACGGACTGTCCGGCCCGGCAACTGCTTCATGTTCGAAGCCAAGAATATCAGCGTGACACCTGCCGACACGTTGCCGGATGGCATCATGCTGGAAGGGACCTACGACGTAAGGTAATCGGGGCTCAGAGAGCGCAACCCAGTTACTGCTGTGGGGGTAGTGGGCTCATTGCCGGTTGATCCAGCAGACCCCAATGGCCCACTTCCCAATTTGGCTTCACACGCTCTCGATTGCGCCTACGGGGCCCTTTGCAGCCTACGCATGCATTTCCCGAAAGTGTCTCCCGGCGCCATTTGCAAGTTTGGCGCGAGACCATTTTCGGCGGCGCTTGGGCGCGTCCGGTACGCGCTCTCCCTGAAAGGCGGCTTCAGTCTGTTCGAGCTTTTGCAGACCTGAAGCAAGCGCGGCGCCCCAGATTGCGTGCGCCGCCAACATGAGCAGGTTGCGCTCTAGCGGATGCCGGGTAGCTGGAGCGAGCAAGCGCACCGCCGGTATCCACCCGAGGTAGCTACCGGCCCAGACCGCCAATCCATAAGCGCCACCCACGACCGGCGACCGCTTTTTCGTCAAAAGGGGATACACCGCCCCCGTGATAGCGCCATAAGCGAAGTGCGCCGCCATCGTCACGGCCGCGAGCTTCCCCTTGCCACCATCGACGCCGGTGAGGTCGGCGGCGCGCTGTGTTGTTTCGCGTGGGGGCAATGGATATGCCTGGCGCCGGGGCAAAAACCTTTGCAGCTTCTGGATAGTGGCGGTCATGGCCATCGTCGCTGCCAGGCCGGCAAGACCACCATAAAGAATGCGGCGCATGGCTGGACTCAGGTCTTTCCGGGCTTTTGGTTTCCGTTGTCTCCGCGGCCTTTCTCGGCGCTGGCCTCGGCCTTCTGCCGGCGGTCCGTATCAATTGTCTCGCGCTTCGACATCGTCATCTCCCGGAGGTGTCTAGCTGCAACCGAGAGCGGTCTCGTTTGTTCCCCGAATGGGCAAATGAACCGGATGCCGAAAGGGAAAAATGCTCCCGGAACCGAGGACTACGCTGGACGCATCCTGGGCCTCAGCGGAACCCGGGTCTGACCACGGCCCGCTCCGAGGGCTGACATCGGACAGGCTGCTGCAGCAACTGCAATCGGGAATGACAATATCCGTGCCGCTGCTGTCCCGCATGCGGACGAATACCATCGCCG comes from the Emcibacter sp. SYSU 3D8 genome and includes:
- a CDS encoding acetate--CoA ligase family protein, translating into MTLARIGIHLRSKARTLRGYAYGLRQPVLLCEFDVTIPGGYDFAAMDQAMAPFFEETPATLETTPDPAGGALHRLLHWHAAVQRQQKIPVFESACVMPLAPAPENGRSFLVAVPYHVPAATVAALAWVQGALNDMLAVPDRPAGDTAQIREKFDRLLDKLQQYAAGGSNNYHLLTAAHRMDMPASPILAGTFRFGLGTHGRLLESTLTDRTPALGVKISHSKSKTAHLLRQHGLPTPQHAAATNAEQAVELANKLGYPVVIKPDDQEQGRGVEAGLRDDAAVTAAYVAARNHSKLILVEKHCEGNDYRLTVFRGRVVKILLRHPGGVVGDGSLTIAELLSIEQQTPRFQKKLRQTGKMLVDFDSEAMSLLAERGLSPQSIPAAGEAIPLRRKSNISAGGSQMLIPIADAHPDNLDLAIRATEVMCLDVSGVDLIIPDLSRSWMETGAVIVEMNAQPQIGVDYAPEVFQTILRELVGETGRVPLHLLICLDETDFPTREQALRLAQAANCNGVSMPSGIWINGRQLTNVAHTGFDSARILLCNPTLSAALCVMTAGDIMQNGLPADRFEKATIMGHQRANAQEQAMLKKMVDMIRGSSATSRSSISNRTS
- a CDS encoding radical SAM protein, whose protein sequence is MPRRKSATTGSFADVIGIQGKFADPDWTAAGVPRAVVAPRTLQTLWFNTGTRCNLACRGCYIESSPRNDRLSYLTRDEVRPFLQEAERSFEGLAEIGFTGGEPFLNPEIIGMLQDAMAAGYRGLALTNAMAPLKKHRAALQALNAQFTGQLALRVSLDHFIEDGHEEVRGPGSWQPALEGLKWLSDESFDISVASRTIPGLDETKTRLGFEALFLKHRIDVDAHNPARLVIFPEMDESEDVPEISQQCWSILARDPGDVMCATSRMVVKRKGGERPVVVSCTLLPYDKRFEMGHTLADANRPVRLNHPYCAKFCVLGGASCSQSAAIPA
- a CDS encoding methyltransferase domain-containing protein, with product MTMHQQSLDIVQRYYGEVLKSSADLQTSACCVAEAPAAYIAEALKNVHDEVQARFYGCGSPIPAGLAGAHVLDLGCGAGRDCYVLSQLVGPGGRVIGVDMTEAQLAVAREYLEYHASRFGYANVEFRRGYIEDLSTADIPDNSIDVVISNCVINLSPDKERVFREIFRVLKPGGELHFADVFADRRLPADLAADPVLVGECLGGALYWEDFRRLLARAGCHDVRTVSRRRLEINNPEIEQRVGLVQFHSVVVRAFKLELEDRCEDFGQAVIYRGTMAELPHAFDLDDHHRFATGKIMTVCGNTADMISRTRYAPHFQVIGDKSTHYGLYDCGPAPAGALEGGDAFPSCC
- a CDS encoding VTT domain-containing protein, whose amino-acid sequence is MTGRPEPGAAQRGRRWSRLLLLPVLIGCTAAAVWVFDLGHYLSFASLADNHAWLRQQVAENLLGAAAAFTLVYAVVAALSLPGAAIMTMAAGLLFGPFLGAALAVAGASAGATLLFLIARTSLGELLRGRAEGTLARLRDGFRKDAFNYLLFLRLVPLFPFWLINLVAAFLDIRLRTFVLGTVIGIIPGAAIYAGVGNGIGSILESGQTPDADIILSSPVLIPLLALAALSLVPIIYRRMRRAPEETTR
- a CDS encoding FAD-dependent oxidoreductase, which translates into the protein MTTDIACDLCIIGAGSAGLSVAAGAAQLGARTVLFERGEMGGDCLNTGCVPSKALLAAAHAASSITQARRFGVTAPEPDIDFGAVMRHVRGVIAAIAPHDSVARFEGLGVRVIKAQARFTGPKHVIGGGIRVRARRFVIATGSRAVIPPIPGIEDIDTLTNETIFSLETRPEHLLVLGGGPVGVEMAQAFRRLGSRVTIFEAARLLGKDDAEFVDILRRQLAGEGIAIREGVNIARIGKADGGVGVTLGDAGETVTGSHLLVAAGRRPGIDGLDLARAGVEATAKGIIVDARLRTSNRRIYALGDVAGGPQFTHVAGYQAGIVIRNALFRIPARVKYRALPWVTYTSPELAHVGMTGAEAQKRFGARLQVTRADFTGNDRAQAERDTVGGIKVLTQPNGTILGVSILGAHAGELSHVWALAIARGLKLSALTGTMFPYPTLGEINARAASAFYAPRLFSAWPRRLVRLLTRSWLP
- a CDS encoding peroxidase-related enzyme (This protein belongs to a clade of uncharacterized proteins related to peroxidases such as the alkylhydroperoxidase AhpD.) — translated: MPFINSYPADADPIDVYTAYPEVYEPWMKVQDAVMRGPSPLTAREREIIAAYTSGLNACRYCHGGHVFMAEALGVEEGLVASLLEDIDASDAAAAMKPILHYVRKLTLEPAKMTQADADAVFTAGWDGKALHDAIAVCAMFNFMNRLVDGLGIQPAQTRSPDRAGEEGIRALDYSGLVRQAQKVRGARIG
- a CDS encoding sterol desaturase family protein, encoding MTDFILMHEPAIRLSAFLGILAAMAGWEAVGPRRARLVPRLKRWPNNLGIAALNTLLLRLLIPVAALGLAVTAEQRGWGLLNNAAVPEVVRIIVAVLVLDLVIYLQHVMFHAIPALWRLHRMHHSDIDFDVTTGARFHPLEILLSMAIKLAAVAALGPPAVAVVIFEVVLNATSMFNHGNVRLPGMLDRMLRWLVVTPDMHRVHHSIHPDETNSNFGFNLPWWDRLLGTYRAQPRDGHEGMIIGLDVFRDAAQLRVDRMLAQPFRTGTGAYPIGSRGTDE